The genomic segment GAACATAAAGACGAGGGTTCCACCAAACGCACCAACTTCAGCCTGAGCGGGCCGCTGGGCGGCGATTTCAGCTTCCGCATGTTTGGTAACCTCGACAAAACCCAGGCCGATGCGTGGGACATCAACCAGGGCCATCAGTCTGAGCGCACCGGCGCTTACGCCGACACGCTGCCAGCAGGTCGTGAAGGGGTTGAAAACAAAGACATTAACGGCGTAGTGCGCTGGGACTTTGCGCCAATGCAGTCCCTGCAGTTTGAAGCGGGCTACAGCCGCCAGAACAACCTCTATGCGGGCGACACGCAGAACACTAACAACGACAACAGCAGCAACGGCCTGGTGAAGAAAAACTACGGTAAAGAGACCAACCGTATTTATCGTCAAAACTTCGCCGTGACCTGGAACGGCGGCTGGGATAACGGCATGACCACCAGCAACTGGGCGCAGTACGAACATACCCGCAACTCCCGTCTGGGCGAAGGGCTGGCGGGCGGTACGGAAGGGCTGTTCAACAGCAATAAATTCACCGACACCGACCTGGCCGACGTGATGCTGCACAGTGAAATTAGCCTGCCAATCGATTTTCTCGTCAACCAGAACCTGACGCTAGGGACCGAGTGGAACCAGCAGCGTATGAAGGATTCAACCTCCAATACGCAGGCGCAGCAAGGCGGCACTATTCCTGGCATGAGCGACGATCGCAGCCCGTACTCTTCGGCGGAGATCTTCTCGTTGTTTGCCGAGAACAACATGGAGCTGACCGACAGTACCATGCTGACGCCAGCCCTGCGTTTCGACCATCACACCATCGTTGGCAACAACTGGAGCCCGTCGCTGAACCTGTCGCAGGGTCTGGGGGATGAATTCACGCTGAAGATGGGTATCGCACGCGCCTATAAAGCACCGAGCCTGTATCAGACAAACCCGAACTACCTGCTTTACAGCAAAGGCCAGGGCTGCTACGCCAGTTCCGACGGCGTGGGCTGTTACATGATGGGTAACGACGATCTGAAAGCCGAAACCAGCATTAATAAAGAGATTGGACTGGAGTGGAAACACGCCGGCTGGCAGGCGGGCGTAACCTGGTTCCGTAACGACTACCGCGATAAGATTGAAGCGGGCTACGCGCCGATTAGCCAGACCTCCACCAGCAACGTTACCACCGATATTTACCAGTGGGAAAACGTGCCGAAAGCGGTGGTAGAAGGTCTTGAAGGTTCCCTGAACGTGCCGGTCAGCGACACCATCAACTGGACCAACAACATCACTTACATGCTGCAAAGTAAGAACAAAGAGACCGGTGACCGTCTGTCGATTATCCCGGAGTACACGCTGAACTCGACCCTGAGCTGGCAGGTACGCCAGGATGTTTCCCTGCAGTCTACCTTCACCTGGTACGGCAAGCAGCAGCCGAAAAAATATAACTACAAAGGTCAGCCGGTGACCGGCTCTGAGAAAGACGAGGTTAGCCCGTACAGCATCGTTGGCCTGAGTGCGACCTGGGATGTAACCAAAAACGTCAGTCTGACCGGCGGGGTGGACAACGTCTTCGACAAACGCCAGTGGCGGGCAGGGAATGCCCAGACGACGGGTAATACCACCACAGGCGCCTATATGTACGGCGCTGGGGCATACACGTATAATGAGCCGGGCCGTACCTGGTTTATGAGCGTGAATACGCATTTTTGAGGCACTGAAGTCAATCATCCCCTCTCCCCTCCGGGTGAGAGGGGAAGGGTGAGGGGAAAACCATGCACACCACCCACAGCACATTTTCTCTCGCTGGCCACACCGTCCATCGCATCATCTTCGACCCCACGACCTTCACCGACGCCGATCTCCTCTGGCTTCCCCATTACCCACAGTTGGCTCGCGCCGGCCGCAAGCGTAAAGCGGAGCACCTTGCCGGGCGCATCGCCGCCGCATATGCCCTGAATGAACCTACGGTTCCCGGCATTGGCCCGAGCGGCGAGCCTCTCTGGCCTCAGGGCATATCAGGCAGCATTACCCACAGCGGCACGCAGGCCATGGCGGTTGTCACTCGTGAAAAACACGCGCTTATCGGCATCGATTGCGAAACCTGCCTCTCCGACAGTGAAGCCAGAGAAGTCAAAGAGGGCATTATTGATGCGCAGGAAGCGCGCGTGCTGTCACGCCAGGGCTGCCCATTCGCCCTCGCCCTGACGCTGGCCTTCAGCGCCAAAGAGAGCCTGTTTAAGGCCCTCTTCCCGCAGGTAAACACATTTATGGGATTTGACAGCGCACGTATCATCATGCTCAAAGAGGAGACCCTGACGCTGGCGCTGAGCCGCCCGCTGGCAGGGTTTGACGAGCACACGCTCTTCACGCTTCACTGGAAACGCGACACTGAACGGGTGATCACATTGCTGTAATGTTCTCCCGTCGCCGGGCCTTTACGCTGGTCGTCACGAAGGTAACGATGAAAACCAGCGCGAACAGCACCACAATGGTCGGTGCGGGCGCGCTGTCGAGATAAAACGACAGATAGACGCCACTGACGCAGACCAGCATCGAGACCGCCACCGCCGCCAGCAGCGCCATGTGGAAACGTCGGGTCAACAGCACGGCGATCGCGCCGGGTGCAATCAGCAGCGAGATCGAGAGAATAATCCCCACCGCTTTCAGCGTGGCGACGATGGTGAGCGAAACCATGCACAGCAGCCCGTAATGAAGCCAGCGGGTGCGTAAACCGCTCGCCTGCGCCTGCTGGTAGTCGAAGCAGAACAGCAGAAAATCACGCCATTTCACGGCAATCACCAGCGTAATCAGCCCCGCAACCAGACCGCTTTGCACGATATCCATGCCGTTTATGCCCAGCATATCACCAAACAAAATATGGTCGAGATGGACTTCAGGCTTGACGGCAATGTAGAGGATCAGCCCGGCGGCGAACATGCCGGAAAAGACGATCCCCATCACGGTATCCTGCTTGATGCGGCTGTTGTCCTTCAGATAGCCGCTGGCGACCGCGCAAAATACCCCGGCGACAAAGGCCCCCAACGCCAGCGGCAGCCCCATCATCCAGGCCAGCACGATACCGGGAAACACCGCATGGCTCATGGCATCGCCCATCAGCGCCCAGCCTTTGAGCACCAGAAACACAGAGAGCAGCGCGCAAGGCACGGCCACCAGGAGGGAAATCAGCAGCGCGTTGTTCATAAACGCAAACTGGAAAGGTTCAAGAAGCAGCGTCATCATTCAGGCATCTCCTGTGCGTGACGCGCCCGACGACGGCTGGCCAACAGGCCGTGCTTCGGCGCAAAGACAAACGCCAGCAGGAACAGCAGCGTCTGGGCGACCACGATAATGCCGCCGGTTGCGCCGTCAAGATAATAGCTCGCCCACGCGCCGAGGAAGCTGGTGATACTGCCAATCGCCACCGCAATCATCAGCAGGCGCGGGAAGCGGTCGGTGAGCAGCCACGCGGTCGCGCCGGGCGTCACCACCAGACAGATCACCAGAAATGCGCCGACGGTCTGTAGCGCCGCCACCGTGGAGACCGACAGCAGCGTGAAGAACAGTATTTTCAGACGCCCGGGGCGCAGACCGATGGCGCGGGCATGGTTCTCATCGAAAAAGGTCACCATCAGATCTTTCCATTTGAACAGCAGCACGATGATTGACACCACGCCGATAATCGTCAACTGGAGGATATCTTCCGGCGCAATAGCCAGAATATTGCCGAGCACGATGGTCTGGATATTTACCGAGGTTGGATTGAGCGACACCATAAATAGCCCGAGGCCGAAAAAGGAGGAGAAAATCAGCCCGATAATGGCGTCTTCCTTCAGGCGACTGCGCTGGTTGAGAAACAGCATGCTGCCCGCCGCCAGCCCGCCCGATAAGAACGCCCCCAGCGAGAACGGCAGCCCGAGCATGTAGGCCCCCGCCACGCCCGGCACGATAGAGTGCGAGAGCGCATCGCCAATCAGCGACCAGCCTTTAAGCATCAGGTAGCACGACAGAAACGCGCACAGGCCGCCCACCATCGCCGAGACCCACATCGCGTTGCGCATGTATTCATAGCTGAAGGGTTCGAGAAGCGCGTTCATTATGCCTCCCTGCGGTGGGTGACGAAGGGCCGCTCGTCGTCAGTAATAATGCGCTCTTCAGAGCCACTGAGCACCACGTGGCGCAGTACACCGCTGAAGGCGCGCTCCAGGTTCTCGGCGGTAAAAGTGGTGTCCGTTGGGCCGCTCGCCAGCACGGTGCCTTTGACCATTACCGTGTAATCGCAAAACGCCGTTACCGAGCCTAAGTTGTGGGTTGACACCAGCATGGTTTTACCCTCGTCGCGCAGTTCCCCCAGCAGGCTGATGATCCTGGCTTCGGTTTTTACGTCCACGCCGGTAAACGGCTCGTCAAGCAGGATCACCTCACCCTGCTGGGCAATCGCCCGCGCCAGGAAGATGCGTTTCTTCTGCCCGCCTGAAAGCTCGCCAATCTGACGATGGCGCAGCTCAAGCATATCTACACGCTTGAGCGCGTCGGTGACGATCCGGCGATCGTTCTCTTTGGGCCGACGCAGAAACCCCATGTGCCCGTAGCGCCCCATCATTACCACGTCCTCAACCAGCACCGGAAACGACCAGTCGACCTCTTCCGACTGCGGCACGTAGGCGACCAGATTCTGACGCAGCGCGCGCACGGGGGGCATGCCGAGGATCGTGATGTTGCCACTCGCCGCCCGCACAAAGCCCATCACCGCCTTAAACAGGGTGGACTTACCGGAACCGTTTACGCCCACCAGCGCAGCAATGGATCCTCCAGGCACGCTGAACGAGGCATTGCGTAGCGCCGTGTGGCCGTTGCGATAGGTTACCGTGACGTCGGTGACGACAATCCCCTTTTGCATGTGCTACTCCTTCATGCCGTCGCGAATGCCCTGCACCAGGGTGCGCGTGGTGACGTTAAGCAGGTCGATATAGGTCGGCACCGGGCCGTTTTCCGCGCTCAGGGAATCTACATACAGCACGCCGCCGTAGTGTGTACCTGTTTCGCGCGCCACCTGACGAGCCGGTTTATCAGAGACGGTGCTTTCACTGAATACGGCCGGGATTTGATGTTTTTTCACCAGGTCGATGACCTTACGCACCTGCTGGGGCGTGCCCTGCTGATCGGCGTTGATCGGCCACAGATAGAGTTCCTTCATCCCCAAGTCCCGCGCCAGATAGGAGAACGCGCCTTCGCTTGTCACTATCCAGCGCTTATCTTCAGGGATCTCCGCGACCTGCATGCGCAGTGGTTCGAGTGTTGCGGTAATTTTCTGCTTGTAGACTTCGGCGTTGCGCTGGTAGGTCTGCGCATTGGCCGGGTCATACTTCACCAGCGCATCGCGAATGTTATCGACGTAAATGAGGGCGTTGTCCGGGGACATCCACGCATGCGGATTGGGTTTGCCGTTATAGGGTCCTTCGGTGATCCCCATTGGGGTAATGCCTTTGGTGACAATCACTTCCGGCACGCCGTTCAGATGCTGATAAAAGCGCTTAAACCATAGCTCCAGATTCATGCCGTTCGCCAGAATCAGCTGCGCCTTCTGCGCGCGTTTAATATCGCCCGGCGTTGGCTGGTACTCGTGAATTTCTGCATCCGGTTTGGTAATGGAGGTGACTTCTGCGGCATCGCCCGCCACGTTTTTTGCCATATCAGCGATCACGGTAAAGGTGGTGATAACCTGAAATTTTTCATCCGCCTGCACGCCCGTTGTGGTAACGGCCATAAACAGCGCGCCGAGCAACAAACGCTTCAATCCTTGTAGTGGGTGCATCGCAGAACTCTCCTGAGGTGATTAAATTCAAAAAAATAGCCCGGGCTATAAGGTATAGCACGGGCTATATTTAAATGAAAATAATTATCATTAAAGTTTTGTCAACGAAGACCCGGTTCGGTTATTCAACTTTGCGAGGACCATTTTGCAGCAATACGTTTAACACGGCGTCGGCCTCGGCAGTTCGACTCCCGGGTTTCGCCAGTTGGGCGGTATTGAGCGCCTGAATGCGGGTTGAATAAGATTCTGTATCTTTCAGGGTAATGAACAATACTCGCTCATACTCTTTATCGACGTCTATCGT from the unidentified bacterial endosymbiont genome contains:
- the sitC gene encoding iron/manganese ABC transporter permease subunit SitC gives rise to the protein MNALLEPFSYEYMRNAMWVSAMVGGLCAFLSCYLMLKGWSLIGDALSHSIVPGVAGAYMLGLPFSLGAFLSGGLAAGSMLFLNQRSRLKEDAIIGLIFSSFFGLGLFMVSLNPTSVNIQTIVLGNILAIAPEDILQLTIIGVVSIIVLLFKWKDLMVTFFDENHARAIGLRPGRLKILFFTLLSVSTVAALQTVGAFLVICLVVTPGATAWLLTDRFPRLLMIAVAIGSITSFLGAWASYYLDGATGGIIVVAQTLLFLLAFVFAPKHGLLASRRRARHAQEMPE
- a CDS encoding TonB-dependent siderophore receptor, with translation MNKKIHSLALLVNVGIYGVALPALADDDNAAAQHEETMVITAAKQNLQAPGVSTITADEIRKNPPARDVAEIIRTMPGVNLTGNSTSGQRGNNRQIDIRGMGPENTLILIDGKPVTSRNSIRLGWRGERDTRGDTGWVPPEMIERIDVIRGPAAARYGNGAAGGVVNIITKNFDNQWHGSWNTYLNAPEHKDEGSTKRTNFSLSGPLGGDFSFRMFGNLDKTQADAWDINQGHQSERTGAYADTLPAGREGVENKDINGVVRWDFAPMQSLQFEAGYSRQNNLYAGDTQNTNNDNSSNGLVKKNYGKETNRIYRQNFAVTWNGGWDNGMTTSNWAQYEHTRNSRLGEGLAGGTEGLFNSNKFTDTDLADVMLHSEISLPIDFLVNQNLTLGTEWNQQRMKDSTSNTQAQQGGTIPGMSDDRSPYSSAEIFSLFAENNMELTDSTMLTPALRFDHHTIVGNNWSPSLNLSQGLGDEFTLKMGIARAYKAPSLYQTNPNYLLYSKGQGCYASSDGVGCYMMGNDDLKAETSINKEIGLEWKHAGWQAGVTWFRNDYRDKIEAGYAPISQTSTSNVTTDIYQWENVPKAVVEGLEGSLNVPVSDTINWTNNITYMLQSKNKETGDRLSIIPEYTLNSTLSWQVRQDVSLQSTFTWYGKQQPKKYNYKGQPVTGSEKDEVSPYSIVGLSATWDVTKNVSLTGGVDNVFDKRQWRAGNAQTTGNTTTGAYMYGAGAYTYNEPGRTWFMSVNTHF
- a CDS encoding manganese/iron ABC transporter ATP-binding protein, with product MQKGIVVTDVTVTYRNGHTALRNASFSVPGGSIAALVGVNGSGKSTLFKAVMGFVRAASGNITILGMPPVRALRQNLVAYVPQSEEVDWSFPVLVEDVVMMGRYGHMGFLRRPKENDRRIVTDALKRVDMLELRHRQIGELSGGQKKRIFLARAIAQQGEVILLDEPFTGVDVKTEARIISLLGELRDEGKTMLVSTHNLGSVTAFCDYTVMVKGTVLASGPTDTTFTAENLERAFSGVLRHVVLSGSEERIITDDERPFVTHRREA
- the entD gene encoding enterobactin synthase subunit EntD, producing MHTTHSTFSLAGHTVHRIIFDPTTFTDADLLWLPHYPQLARAGRKRKAEHLAGRIAAAYALNEPTVPGIGPSGEPLWPQGISGSITHSGTQAMAVVTREKHALIGIDCETCLSDSEAREVKEGIIDAQEARVLSRQGCPFALALTLAFSAKESLFKALFPQVNTFMGFDSARIIMLKEETLTLALSRPLAGFDEHTLFTLHWKRDTERVITLL
- a CDS encoding metal ABC transporter substrate-binding protein, translating into MHPLQGLKRLLLGALFMAVTTTGVQADEKFQVITTFTVIADMAKNVAGDAAEVTSITKPDAEIHEYQPTPGDIKRAQKAQLILANGMNLELWFKRFYQHLNGVPEVIVTKGITPMGITEGPYNGKPNPHAWMSPDNALIYVDNIRDALVKYDPANAQTYQRNAEVYKQKITATLEPLRMQVAEIPEDKRWIVTSEGAFSYLARDLGMKELYLWPINADQQGTPQQVRKVIDLVKKHQIPAVFSESTVSDKPARQVARETGTHYGGVLYVDSLSAENGPVPTYIDLLNVTTRTLVQGIRDGMKE
- the sitD gene encoding iron/manganese ABC transporter permease subunit SitD produces the protein MMTLLLEPFQFAFMNNALLISLLVAVPCALLSVFLVLKGWALMGDAMSHAVFPGIVLAWMMGLPLALGAFVAGVFCAVASGYLKDNSRIKQDTVMGIVFSGMFAAGLILYIAVKPEVHLDHILFGDMLGINGMDIVQSGLVAGLITLVIAVKWRDFLLFCFDYQQAQASGLRTRWLHYGLLCMVSLTIVATLKAVGIILSISLLIAPGAIAVLLTRRFHMALLAAVAVSMLVCVSGVYLSFYLDSAPAPTIVVLFALVFIVTFVTTSVKARRRENITAM